From the genome of Colwellia psychrerythraea 34H, one region includes:
- the cysS gene encoding cysteine--tRNA ligase yields the protein MLQIYNTLSRQKETFTPINAGKVGLYVCGCTVYDLCHIGHGRTYISFDNIARYLRFSGYDVNYVRNITDVEDKIINRANENNETTEALTERTIAAMHQDFDSLNMARPDLEPRVTTHMNEIIAMIETLVTKEHAYVAGANAASTGQGDVLFDVSSYNDYGKLSGQNLEQLQSGSRVEVDQNKNNPLDFVLWKSAKPGEPSWSSPWGEGRPGWHIECSAMNAKELGHHFDIHGGGSDLTFPHHENEIAQSCCALNTPYVNYWMHTGMVQVDQEKMSKSLGNFFTIRDVLAQYDAETVRFFLTTGHYRSQLNYSTDNLTQARASVERIYTSLRDVNIESDYVINKDSSFVKQFCQAMDDDFNTPQALAVLFEISKELNVAKAAANNALAIDLASTLVALGEIVGLLQLDPAAFLQGDNDNDEVAIIEALIVQRNQARIDKDWAMADDARDKLNAMNIVLEDSAGKTTWRKA from the coding sequence ATGTTGCAGATTTACAACACGTTAAGTCGTCAAAAAGAAACCTTTACACCAATTAATGCAGGTAAAGTAGGCTTATATGTTTGTGGTTGCACGGTTTATGACTTATGCCATATAGGCCACGGTCGCACTTATATTAGCTTCGATAATATTGCTCGTTATCTTCGGTTTTCTGGCTACGATGTTAACTACGTCCGTAACATCACTGATGTTGAAGATAAGATAATCAATAGAGCCAATGAAAATAATGAAACGACTGAAGCGTTAACTGAACGAACAATTGCCGCAATGCATCAAGACTTCGATTCACTTAATATGGCTAGGCCTGATTTAGAGCCGAGAGTCACCACACATATGAATGAAATCATCGCGATGATTGAAACCTTAGTGACCAAGGAACATGCTTATGTAGCGGGTGCTAACGCAGCATCTACAGGGCAGGGTGATGTACTGTTTGATGTTTCTAGCTACAATGACTACGGTAAGCTTAGTGGGCAAAATCTGGAACAATTACAATCGGGTTCGCGCGTTGAAGTTGACCAGAATAAAAATAATCCGCTTGATTTTGTACTGTGGAAGTCAGCAAAACCGGGTGAACCAAGTTGGTCATCTCCTTGGGGAGAAGGCCGTCCGGGTTGGCATATTGAATGTTCAGCCATGAACGCTAAAGAGCTAGGTCATCATTTTGACATCCACGGTGGTGGTTCTGACTTAACTTTTCCTCATCATGAAAATGAAATAGCACAAAGCTGCTGTGCCCTTAATACTCCTTATGTTAACTACTGGATGCACACAGGTATGGTGCAAGTCGATCAAGAAAAAATGTCTAAATCCTTAGGTAATTTTTTTACGATACGTGATGTATTAGCGCAGTATGATGCTGAAACAGTAAGATTCTTCTTAACAACAGGTCACTATCGTAGTCAGTTAAATTATTCTACTGATAACTTAACGCAAGCAAGAGCGTCTGTAGAGCGTATTTATACTTCACTACGTGATGTGAACATCGAAAGTGATTATGTCATCAATAAAGACTCAAGCTTTGTTAAACAATTTTGCCAAGCAATGGATGATGACTTTAATACGCCACAAGCATTGGCGGTATTATTTGAAATATCGAAAGAGTTAAATGTGGCTAAGGCTGCAGCTAACAATGCCTTAGCGATTGATTTAGCTTCAACATTAGTTGCTCTGGGGGAGATTGTTGGTTTATTACAACTTGACCCCGCCGCTTTCTTACAAGGTGATAATGATAATGATGAAGTTGCAATAATTGAAGCACTTATTGTACAACGAAATCAAGCTCGTATTGATAAAGATTGGGCGATGGCTGACGATGCACGTGACAAACTTAATGCCATGAATATCGTTTTAGAAGATAGTGCGGGTAAAACTACGTGGCGTAAAGCTTAA
- a CDS encoding peptidylprolyl isomerase, whose translation MIILKTSLGDIKIELDFENAPVTAKNFQQYVEDGHYNGTIFHRVIKGFMAQGGGFAPGLEEKETRASIKNEANNGLSNKLGSLAMARTQEPHSASAQFFINLTDNNFLDFTSESMQGWGYCVFGNVVEGMDIVDKMALVETGNMYGHGDVPKDDILIESAIVE comes from the coding sequence ATGATCATACTAAAAACCAGCCTTGGCGATATTAAAATTGAATTAGACTTTGAAAATGCTCCTGTTACAGCAAAAAATTTCCAACAATATGTTGAAGATGGACATTACAATGGCACTATTTTTCATCGCGTGATTAAAGGTTTTATGGCACAAGGCGGCGGCTTTGCTCCAGGCTTAGAAGAAAAAGAAACTCGCGCAAGCATTAAGAATGAAGCAAACAATGGCTTAAGTAATAAACTAGGCTCTTTAGCCATGGCACGAACTCAAGAGCCTCATTCAGCTTCTGCGCAGTTCTTCATTAATCTAACTGATAATAACTTCTTAGATTTCACTAGTGAGTCTATGCAAGGTTGGGGTTATTGTGTTTTTGGTAACGTAGTTGAAGGTATGGATATAGTCGATAAAATGGCTTTAGTTGAAACGGGCAACATGTATGGTCATGGTGACGTTCCAAAAGACGACATTTTAATTGAATCTGCGATTGTTGAATAA
- a CDS encoding UDP-2,3-diacylglucosamine diphosphatase codes for MIEDNKTAITYFIADLHLSENRPDISACFLRFLESDAVQAEKLYILGDLFEAWVGDDDDSPFLKTIADALTKLSKSGTMIYYIHGNRDFLIGKRYAKQASMQLLPEVETIDLYGRHVVIMHGDTLCTRDVDYQVFRKKSRSWWWQAAIKSLPLFIRKKIAADYRKKSATATAVKSQAIMDVTESEVIECLQKYRSQLLIHGHTHRPAIHEISVNGDNAQRIVLGDWYEQGAWLKVTANSIQLLNQSLT; via the coding sequence ATGATTGAAGATAATAAAACAGCAATAACTTATTTTATTGCTGATTTACACCTTAGCGAAAACAGGCCTGATATCAGTGCCTGTTTTTTACGATTTTTAGAAAGTGATGCCGTACAAGCTGAAAAGCTTTATATCCTAGGTGACTTATTTGAAGCTTGGGTTGGTGATGATGATGATAGTCCCTTCCTTAAAACTATCGCTGATGCACTCACTAAGCTAAGCAAATCAGGGACAATGATTTATTACATTCATGGTAATAGAGATTTTCTAATTGGTAAGCGTTATGCGAAACAAGCAAGTATGCAGCTTCTCCCTGAAGTGGAGACTATTGACCTTTATGGTCGACATGTAGTCATTATGCATGGTGATACCTTATGTACTCGCGATGTCGACTACCAAGTGTTTAGAAAAAAGTCTCGTTCTTGGTGGTGGCAAGCAGCAATTAAAAGTCTACCGTTATTTATACGCAAAAAGATAGCTGCTGACTATAGAAAGAAAAGTGCTACTGCAACGGCAGTGAAATCACAAGCGATCATGGATGTTACCGAAAGCGAGGTAATTGAGTGTCTACAAAAATATCGAAGCCAACTGTTAATTCATGGTCATACACACAGACCAGCTATCCATGAAATTTCTGTAAATGGTGATAATGCTCAACGTATCGTCTTAGGCGATTGGTATGAGCAAGGTGCTTGGTTAAAAGTAACTGCTAACTCTATTCAATTACTCAACCAATCGTTAACCTAA
- the miaE gene encoding tRNA isopentenyl-2-thiomethyl-A-37 hydroxylase MiaE, whose protein sequence is MTEAETLLIPILKFLSCETPDAWVNKAKKKENLPIILRDHLACELKAGQTAMYLIRKYAVDKDSTNVLLEWFEPYEDFLYRKKGDLASLANKNNLSKAILPKSSKSQGTSPFSQNLIDKMVLLIKEELHHFYQVLEIMVKRDIPFDGITAGRYAKGMLKHVKTFEPDALVDKLIIGAYIEARSCERFAKLAPHLDDDLNKFYVSLLRSEARHYQDYLTLAGQVAGKDISERVAYFANVEAELILSPDEDFKFHSGTPV, encoded by the coding sequence ATGACAGAAGCAGAGACGTTACTCATACCTATATTAAAATTTTTATCCTGTGAAACGCCTGATGCGTGGGTAAATAAAGCAAAGAAAAAAGAAAACTTACCGATAATTTTACGAGACCATTTAGCCTGCGAGCTTAAAGCAGGGCAAACCGCTATGTATCTCATTCGAAAATATGCCGTTGATAAAGACAGTACTAACGTATTACTTGAATGGTTTGAACCCTATGAAGATTTTTTATATCGAAAGAAGGGCGATTTAGCGTCACTTGCTAATAAAAACAATCTATCTAAAGCAATTTTACCTAAAAGCAGTAAGTCTCAGGGAACGTCGCCATTTAGCCAAAATCTTATTGATAAAATGGTGCTTTTAATAAAAGAAGAGTTACATCATTTTTATCAAGTATTAGAGATTATGGTTAAGCGAGATATTCCTTTTGATGGGATCACCGCGGGTCGTTATGCCAAAGGTATGCTAAAACATGTTAAAACTTTTGAACCTGATGCCTTGGTAGATAAGTTAATTATTGGTGCTTACATTGAGGCACGATCGTGTGAGCGATTTGCTAAGTTGGCACCGCATTTAGATGATGATTTGAATAAATTTTATGTGTCTCTACTTCGCTCAGAGGCTCGTCATTATCAAGATTATTTGACACTAGCTGGGCAAGTTGCGGGGAAGGACATTAGTGAACGGGTCGCTTACTTTGCTAACGTTGAAGCTGAGTTAATTTTATCACCCGATGAAGATTTCAAATTTCACTCTGGAACGCCAGTTTAA